A window of the Dermatophagoides farinae isolate YC_2012a chromosome 2, ASM2471394v1, whole genome shotgun sequence genome harbors these coding sequences:
- the LOC124499586 gene encoding long-chain-fatty-acid--CoA ligase 5 — translation MLEMAFNVLIAITISVVTIYFYVNRKKLSQSIIQFQRVCNKYNYDKQSIEHKTPNGEVVRYSKYVPKDANDPLNDQPPNDPLKLNYITHYYDQCRTMNDVLTTGAKLSIDGNCVGSINKARNGVDWFTFEQVLVRNKHFGDGLLQLGLKPKLTFGIYSMNTPEYTIAEYACYRHSIVVIPIYETLGSNICAFIAKQAELSTIFCDTLDRVVNVLNNASDFQFLKHIIVSHHDDESISAWSDNQQHLETLKSKAQSLGLTLHSMKQVEQLGQQNAQQDHPPGPDDLAVICYTSGTTDAPKGVMLSHENIVANFSTIMFHLDEYHIANTDVLISYLPLGHMFERVCEAGTLAAGGKIGYFSGDIKRLSDDMKIIKPTFFPCVPRVLNKIYSKIHENVSSSAIKSWLLKTAFESKLRQYENGIFDNNTFWDLLIFNKIRALFGGHVRLIPVGSAPINGKVLNFLRCALGCHILEGYGQTECVSAATVTSIGHYETDHVGVPLNAACIKLVDVPDMDYLVSQGKGEVLIKGSIVCKGYYKDPKKTQATIDQDGWLYTGDIGKFNENGTIKIIDRKKDIFKLAQGEYIAPSKIEDIHMQSPYIMQIFVYGDSYKSCLIAVVVPNLALIQEVFKTRGKILDLNNNDELRANKEIKQFIMEEMQKWNGIAKLKSFEKVRDVYIYPEGFTIEEGLLTPTLKNRRFALKNHFKQQIVDLYSKLE, via the exons ATGCTAGAGATGGCTTTCAACGTTTTGATCGCTATCACCATATCGGTGGTAACCATTTATTTCTACGTTAACCGCAAGAAATTGTCCCAATCCATAATACAGTTCCAACGCGTCTGCAACAAATACAACTATGACAAACAATCCATCGAACACAAG ACCCCGAACGGAGAAGTGGTTCGCTATTCGAAATACGTGCCGAAAGACGCCAACGATCCACTCAACGACCAACCACCCAACGACCCACTCAAGCTAAATTACATCACTCACTACTACGACCAGTGTCGTACCATGAACGACGTTCTCACCACCGGAGCCAAACTCAGTA TTGACGGCAACTGCGTTGGATCCATCAACAAGGCCAGAAATGGCGTCGACTGGTTCACATTCGAACAGGTACTGGTTCGCAACAAACACTTTGGCGACGGCTTGCTTCAGCTGGGTCTCAAGCCGAAACTGACGTTTGGTATATATTCGATGAACACGCCAGAATACACGATTGCCGAATATGCATGCTACCGCCACTCGATCGTCGTCATACCGATCTACGAAACGTTGGGCTCCAACATTTGTGCTTTCATCGCCAAACAGGCCGAACTGAGCACCATTTTTTGTGATACTCTTGATCGTGTGGTCAACGTTCTTAACAACGCGAGCGACTTTCAATTTCTCAAACATATCATCGTCTCGCATCATGATGACGAGTCCATTTCCGCCTGGTCCGATAATCAACAGCATCTGGAGACTCTGAAATCAAAGGCCCAATCGCTTGGTCTCACAC TTCACTCGATGAAACAGGTGGAACAATTGGGCCAGCAAAATGCCCAACAGGACCATCCGCCAGGACCGGACGATTTGGCCGTCATCTGCTACACGAGTGGCACGACCGACGCTCCAAAAGGCGTCATGTTGTCACACGAAAACATTGTGGCCAACTTTTCGACCATCATGTTTCATCTGGACGAATATCATATCGCCAACACTGACGTGTTGATATCGTATTTACCTCTGGGTCACATGTTTGAAAGAGTTTGCGAG GCTGGTACATTGGCTGCTGGTGGAAAAATTGGCTACTTTAGCGGTGACATCAAGCGTCTGTCGGACgatatgaaaatcatcaagcCAACATTCTTCCCTTGCGTTCCTCGAGTGCTCAATAAAATCTACAGCAAAATTCACGAAAACGTCAGCTCGAGTGCCATCAAGTCGTGGCTACTGAAAACGGCTTTCGAGTCTAAACTGCGTCAATATGAAAACGGAATCTTTGATAACAACACTTTTTGGGACCTgttgattttcaacaaaattcgCGCTCTCTTTGGCGGCCACGTTCGCCTCATTCCGGTCGGATCGGCTCCAATCAACGGAAAAGTGCTCAACTTTTTGCGTTGTGCACTCGGCTGCCAT ATCCTGGAAGGATATGGCCAAACAGAATGCGTGTCTGCTGCTACAGTGACCTCCATCGGTCATTACGAAACTGATCACGTGGGCGTACCGTTGAACGCTGCCTGCATCAAATTGGTGGATGTTCCCGACATGGATTATCTGGTATCCCAAGGAAAGGGTGAAGTGCTCATCAAAGGATCGATCGTTTGCAAAGGCTACTACAAGGATCCGAAAAAGACACAGGCCACTATCGACCAAGATGGCTGGCTCTACACTGGCGACATTGGCAAATTCAACGAG AACggaacaatcaaaataatcgacAGGAAAAAGGACATTTTCAAGCTGGCACAGGGTGAATACATTGCGCCCAGCAAGATTGAGGATATTCACATGCAGTCGCCGTACATTATGCAGATATTCGTCTATGGTGATAGCTACAAGTCCTGTTTGATTGCAGTTGTCGTGCCCAATCTGGCTCTCATCCAGGAAGTGTTTAAAACACGGGGCAAAATTCTCGActtgaacaacaacgatgaattACGAGCAAACAAG gaaatcaaacaattcatCATGGAAGAGATGCAAAAGTGGAACGGAATCGCCAAACTGAAATCGTTCGAAAAGGTTCGCGATGTCTACATCTACCCCGAAGGATTCACCATCGAAGAAGGATTACTTACGCCGACGTTGAAAAACAGA AGATTCGCCTTGAAAAATCACTTTAAACAACAGATTGTAGATCTCTACAGCAAACTGGAATAA